Proteins from one Triticum aestivum cultivar Chinese Spring chromosome 7A, IWGSC CS RefSeq v2.1, whole genome shotgun sequence genomic window:
- the LOC123150346 gene encoding uncharacterized protein produces MEQALRDQAPARAAGRRPTRFTALELAAAEQLLHLSESSCSSGAAFTPLGSGIAASAACSSSSPRSVNAAPAATARDPVVGIGADREEEDDEQELGGRPRVSRRYRSVAELYDATDPAGARRRKGKAVAGGTTAERRK; encoded by the coding sequence ATGGAACAGGCCCTCCGCGACCAGGCGCCGGCCAGGGCGGCGGGGCGCAGGCCGACGCGGTTCACGGCTCTGGAGCTCGCGGCGGCCGAGCAGCTCCTTCACCTCAGCGAGAGCAGCTGCTCCTCGGGCGCCGCCTTCACGCCGCTAGGATCGGGGATCGCCGCGTCGGcggcctgctcctcctcctcgccacgcTCCGTCAACGCTGCGCCCGCCGCAACCGCGCGCGACCCCGTCGTGGGCATCGGCGCGGatcgcgaggaggaggacgacgagcagGAGCTGGGCGGGAGGCCGCGGGTGAGCAGGAGGTACCGCTCGGTAGCGGAGTTGTACGACGCTACGGATCCTGCTGGAGCGCGGCGGAGGAAGGGCAAGGCCGTCGCCGGCGGCACAACGGCGGAGAGGAGGAAGTAG